ACCGAGGTCGCCGGGGAGATGGCGGACGGCCTGTTCGTGCACGGTTTCTGTACCGAGCGCTATTTGCGTGAGCACGTGCTGCCGACGGTGCAACGCGGCCGGGAGAAGCGGCCGGTTGAGAGCAGGTTCGAGATCGCCTACCCGGCGTTCGTCGCGATGGGCGGGACCGAGGACGAGCTGGCCACCGCGGCGCTCGCGGTCCGCAAGCAGATCGCGTTCTACGCCTCGACCCCGGCCTATCGCAAGGTGCTCGAGCTGCACGGTTGGGGCGAGCTGCAGACCGACCTCAACCGGCTGTCCAAGCAGGGGGAGTGGGACGCGATGGGCGAGCTGATCGACGACAAGGT
This is a stretch of genomic DNA from Sporichthyaceae bacterium. It encodes these proteins:
- a CDS encoding LLM class flavin-dependent oxidoreductase, translated to TEVAGEMADGLFVHGFCTERYLREHVLPTVQRGREKRPVESRFEIAYPAFVAMGGTEDELATAALAVRKQIAFYASTPAYRKVLELHGWGELQTDLNRLSKQGEWDAMGELIDDKVLHAFAVVGAPAAVAHGLRDRFGDVVDRISLYMPYDVDPDQLAELTGDLPTS